From one Phocaeicola salanitronis DSM 18170 genomic stretch:
- a CDS encoding class I SAM-dependent methyltransferase, translated as MQKRHKDRTVYFKELSITSKNYFIPYIRKWHPVEAGMKVLEIGCGEGGNLLPFSEMGCNTTGVDIAESRIKDAMAFFKAAHAKGVFIAQDIFLLNELKQDFDIIICHDVLEHIANKELFLVHLNKYLKPQGIVFMSFPAWQMPFGGHQQICRSKILSHLPFIHLLPATIYRLLLRAFRESDGCVAELLSIKYTRVTIESFENLVKKTSLSIQNRELWFINPHYKIKFGLSPRKLSKYIARIPIFRNFFSTSCFYILTRKKLT; from the coding sequence ATGCAAAAGCGTCACAAAGACAGGACTGTTTATTTCAAAGAGCTTTCCATTACGAGTAAGAACTATTTTATTCCCTATATCCGGAAGTGGCATCCGGTAGAAGCAGGAATGAAGGTATTGGAGATTGGTTGTGGTGAAGGCGGAAATTTGCTCCCTTTCTCTGAAATGGGATGTAATACCACTGGGGTCGACATCGCGGAGAGCCGGATTAAAGATGCCATGGCATTCTTCAAGGCTGCTCATGCAAAAGGAGTGTTTATCGCACAAGACATTTTCCTGTTAAATGAATTGAAACAGGATTTCGACATCATCATTTGCCATGATGTATTGGAACATATTGCCAATAAAGAACTGTTTTTAGTTCATCTGAATAAATACCTGAAACCTCAAGGCATTGTTTTTATGTCATTCCCAGCATGGCAAATGCCGTTCGGAGGGCATCAACAGATTTGCAGAAGCAAAATCTTGTCCCACTTGCCTTTCATTCATTTGCTACCTGCTACAATCTACCGGTTATTGTTAAGGGCTTTCAGGGAAAGCGATGGCTGCGTGGCAGAATTACTTTCCATCAAATATACACGCGTAACAATAGAATCGTTTGAGAACTTAGTCAAAAAAACATCCCTAAGCATCCAAAACAGGGAACTATGGTTTATCAATCCTCACTACAAAATAAAATTTGGATTATCTCCACGCAAGCTAAGCAAATACATAGCCCGCATTCCTATTTTTAGGAATTTTTTCAGCACAAGCTGCTTCTATATCCTAACCAGAAAAAAACTTACGTGA